In Octopus bimaculoides isolate UCB-OBI-ISO-001 chromosome 14, ASM119413v2, whole genome shotgun sequence, the following are encoded in one genomic region:
- the LOC106870115 gene encoding gastrula zinc finger protein XlCGF57.1 isoform X1 encodes MERSTPHIARTHVPEKRMPNEMCSLPVPSQRILNHVDSKFYHPDLYSFQSAQRLPHVGETVFPTDVYLKQLAQPYFVTALPTAVAVAVNSDKSYQENIKQSSSLQLQQQPEQQQQQQPQQQQQQQQQQQQQQQQQQQQQHHHHHHHHHHHHQQQQQQQQTQSQSLSKNLKHSSDSHVSSQSTSMSSKEKHIYQSNSSKDNQPSTTSTDEDTSSKGLKQSYCEYCGKYFAQEYVLQMHRRTHTGERPYQCEFCLKQFARRDTLQVHRRTHTGEKPYQCDVCFQYFAQRDYLVVHKRSHTGEKPFQCDFCIQKFARRDTLQIHRRIHTGEKPFQCDVCLKQFAQRDKLHTHQRTHNRKKKFHCDICLKQFAHRDYLQIHRRSHTGEKPFQCDFCIQKFSRKDTLQIHRRIHTGEKPFHCDICGKRFAQTDKLRRHKRTHPEFNATDPSKSYQNANNSNNNNNYNSKLLPTSNMMSKIPCSKPSGNLSQMNNTCWMQNQEQRVNETSSSVLQFWQ; translated from the exons ATGGAGAGGTCTACACCACATATAGCTAGAACCCACGTTCCTGAGAAACGGATGCCTAATGAAATGTGTTCACTGCCAGTTCCATCTCAGAGAATTCTTAATCATGTTGACAGCAAGTTCTACCATCCAGATCTGTACAGCTTCCAAAGTGCACAGCGGTTGCCCCATGTTGGGGAGACTGTCTTCCCAACAGATGTCTACCTAAAGCAACTGGCACAGCCGTATTTTGTCACTGCTCTGCCGACCGCTGTTGCTGTTGCGGTCAATTCGGACAAGTCATACcaggaaaatattaaacaaagttCAAGCCTTCAACTCCAACAACAAccggaacaacaacagcaacaacaaccacagcagcagcagcagcaacaacagcagcagcagcaacaacagcaacaacagcagcagcaacagcatcaccaccaccaccaccatcatcatcatcatcatcaacaacagcagcaacagcagcaaacacAATCGCAGTCATTAAGTAAGAACTTGAAGCATTCATCTGACTCACACGTTTCATCTCAGTCAACCTCAATGTCGTCAAAAGAGAAACACATCTATCAGTCCAACTCGTCAAAGGATAATCAACCCAGCACTACTTCAACAGACGAAGATACCTCATCTAAAGGACTAAAACAGAGCTACTGTGAATATTGCGGTAAATATTTTGCCCAGGAATATGTTTTGCAAATGCACCGACGCACCCACACTGGAGAAAGACCCTACCAATGTGAATTTTGTCTGAAACAGTTTGCTCGTAGGGACACACTGCAAGTTCACAGGCGGACCCACactggggagaagccatatcagtgtgacgtGTGTTTTCAGTACTTTGCTCAGAGGGATTATTTGGTCGTTCACAAACGATcccacacaggagagaaaccgttcCAGTGTGACTTTTGTATCCAGAAGTTTGCTCGGAGGGATACACTACAGATCCACAGGagaattcacacaggagagaagccattccaATGTGACGTGTGTCTGAAGCAGTTTGCGCAGAGAGATAAGCTACATACTCACCAGAGAACACACAACCGCAAAAAGAAGTTTCATTGTGACATCTGCCTGAAGCAGTTTGCTCATAGAGACTATTTACAGATACATCGCAGATCTCACACCggagagaaaccattccagtGTGATTTCTGCATCCAGAAGTTCTCTCGCAAGGATACCTTGCAAATACATCGACGGatacacactggagagaagccgttccattgtgacatctgtggcaAGAGGTTTGCTCAGACAGACAAGCTACGCCGCCATAAACGTACACATCCAGAGTTTAATGCCACTGACCCATCAAAATCGTACCAAAATgcgaacaacagcaacaacaacaacaattacaacagtaAGCTGTTACCTACTTCTAACATGATGTCA AAAATTCCATGTTCCAAACCCAGTGGTAACCTATCACAGATGAATAATACATGTTGGATGCAAAACCAGGAACAACGAGTCAATGAAACAAGTTCTTCTGTTTTACAGTTTtggcaatga
- the LOC106870081 gene encoding zinc finger protein 271, whose protein sequence is MYPVQSMYPVDRPFDYDICSRGFSQIDHHHLNGCSDNGSAPSAHPPTSTTPQGPMSPHSQHSTDHKQVLPDNGSMCWKPFPESGKNGGNFKNCLNVPNADAIHSNSHSLSHSHLLPHMNSHPNQGVGRGGGRGRGRGSGTISASTAEKTFNCTFCRKAFAQRANLHIHERSHTGEKPFKCSYCPKSFSLKANMKIHERTHTGEKPFSCSFCQKSFSQRANLDIHERTHTGIKPFQCSFCPKSFPQRANLNIHERTHTGEKPFVCGICKKSFSQRANLNIHERVHTGVKPYKCSVCDKAFSLRANLHIHERIHTGEKPFSCSVCTKSFSQRANLDIHERTHSGEKPFQCSYCRKAFPQRANLDIHERTHTGEKPFTCAICLKGFSQRANLNIHERVHTGLKPYRCSVCDKSFSQRANLDIHERTHTGLKPYQCSYCEKTFPQKANLTIHERTHTGVKPYTCGVCKKSFSQRSNLNHHECIRIPVVPPPLIQKPYTCDICKKGFAQRANLNSHACAQAASAKALSQNKPLSNNNTTNTPNTANDNNNNNNNNANTNNNGSNNSNGGSGSNTPDSTGSAPTSGLCQQAPLSGKGKSSARVNIHPPQTATSPPLHHSHHSPSPHHQQQQHTPSSSPSPHSPHPPLPHSSQHPHNTSADEPHSHNRSFQPPAQSPHPPHSISPHHTSAAAAAALRLQPLSIPSSYTHHQMMQSWGGNYGSWPRGFPMSSQWGSPGWGPNNSPNTQSAFSCNVVPKQSKRGASGNSVGSGGVDKHKPSI, encoded by the coding sequence ATGTACCCGGTACAGTCAATGTACCCAGTGGATAGACCTTTTGACTATGACATCTGTAGCCGTGGTTTCTCCCAGATTGACCACCATCACTTGAACGGCTGCAGTGACAATGGGTCGGCCCCTTCAGCACACCCCCCTACCTCAACAACACCTCAGGGCCCAATGTCACCACATTCTCAGCATTCAACTGACCACAAACAGGTGTTGCCCGACAACGGCAGTATGTGCTGGAAACCGTTTCCAGAATCTGGTAAAAATGGCGGCAACTTCAAGAACTGCCTCAATGTACCCAACGCCGATGCCATTCATTCCAATTCACATTCACTCAGCCACTCCCATCTTTTACCCCACATGAATTCCCACCCTAACCAAGGGGTGGGCCGAGGTGGAGGACGGGGTCGTGGTCGAGGTTCTGGAACCATTTCAGCGAGTACAGCAGAGAAAACCTTCAACTGCACTTTCTGTCGGAAAGCATTTGCCCAACGTGCCAATCTACACATCCATGAAAGGTCCCATACCGGAGAGAAACCATTCAAATGTAGCTATTGTCCAAAATCATTTTCTCTGAAGGCAAACATGAAGATTCATGAGAGAacccacactggagagaaaccattcagTTGCAGTTTTTGCCAAAAAAGCTTCAGCCAGCGTGCCAACCTGGATATCcatgaacgtacacacacaggcatcaaaccgTTTCAGTGTTCGTTTTGTCCCAAGTCGTTTCCTCAGAGAGCCAACCTGAATATCCACGAACGtacacacactggagaaaaaccgttCGTCTGTGGTATTTGCAAAAAAAGTTTTAGCCAACGAGCTAATTTGAATATTCATGAACGTGTCCACACAGGTGTTAAACCTTACAAGTGCTCTGTCTGTGACAAGGCATTTTCTCTCCGGGCTAATCTACACATCCATGAGCGCatacatactggagagaaaccgttCTCATGTTCAGTATGTACCAAGTCGTTCAGCCAACGTGCTAACTTGGACATACATGAACGCACGCACTCTGGTGAGAAACCGTTTCAGTGTTCATACTGCCGTAAGGCATTTCCGCAGCGAGCAAATTTGGACATACACGAGcgcactcatacaggagaaaagccattcaCATGTGCAATATGTCTGAAAGGTTTCAGCCAGCGTGCAAATTTAAACATTCACGAACGTGTACACACAGGCCTGAAGCCATATAGGTGTTCTGTGTGcgacaaatcattctctcagcGAGCTAACTTGGATATACATGAACGCACTCATACGGGACTAAAACCTTATCAGTGTTCTTACTGTGAAAAGACATTTCCCCAGAAAGCTAACCTTACTATCCATGAGCGCACACACACTGGCGTTAAGCCGTACACGTGTGGTGTGTGCAAGAAATCATTTAGTCAGAGGTCTAACTTAAATCATCATGAATGTATTCGCATACCTGTAGTGCCACCGCCACTCATTCAAAAACCTTACACGTGTGACATTTGTAAAAAGGGCTTTGCTCAAAGGGCCAACTtaaacagccatgcctgtgcccaaGCAGCTAGTGCTAAAGCCTTGAGCCAAAACAAACcccttagcaacaacaacacaactaacACACCCAACACTgctaatgacaataacaacaacaacaacaataatgctaatactaataataatggtagtaacaATAGTAATGGAGGCAGTGGTTCTAATACTCCTGATAGCACTGGGTCTGCTCCCACTAGTGGATTGTGTCAGCAAGCCCCCCTCTCTGGGAAGGGAAAGTCATCGGCCAGAGTGAACATCCATCCACCCCAGACTGCCACCTCTCCCCCTTTGCACCACTCGCACCATTCTCCATCACCccatcaccagcagcaacagcacacGCCATCATCTTCTCCGTCACCGCACTCTCCACATCCACCTCTCCCTCATTCATCACAACACCCACACAATACCTCAGCTGATGAGCCCCACTCACACAACAGGAGTTTCCAGCCTCCCGCCCAGTCCCCCCACCCTCCTCACTCCATCTCCCCGCACCACACATCTGCTGCAGCTGCCGCAGCCTTGCGACTGCAACCGTTGTCAATCCCTTCATCGTATACGCACCATCAGATGATGCAGTCATGGGGTGGTAACTACGGCAGCTGGCCAAGGGGTTTCCCAATGTCATCCCAGTGGGGGTCGCCCGGGTGGGGCCCTAACAACAGCCCAAACACACAGAGTGCATTTTCCTGCAATGTTGTACCAAAGCAGAGCAAACGAGGTGCGAGTGGCAACAGTGTTGGGTCTGGAGGGGTTGACAAGCACAAACCTTCCATCTGA
- the LOC106870115 gene encoding zinc finger protein 431 isoform X2, whose amino-acid sequence MERSTPHIARTHVPEKRMPNEMCSLPVPSQRILNHVDSKFYHPDLYSFQSAQRLPHVGETVFPTDVYLKQLAQPYFVTALPTAVAVAVNSDKSYQENIKQSSSLQLQQQPEQQQQQQPQQQQQQQQQQQQQQQQQQQQQHHHHHHHHHHHHQQQQQQQQTQSQSLSKNLKHSSDSHVSSQSTSMSSKEKHIYQSNSSKDNQPSTTSTDEDTSSKGLKQSYCEYCGKYFAQEYVLQMHRRTHTGERPYQCEFCLKQFARRDTLQVHRRTHTGEKPYQCDVCFQYFAQRDYLVVHKRSHTGEKPFQCDFCIQKFARRDTLQIHRRIHTGEKPFQCDVCLKQFAQRDKLHTHQRTHNRKKKFHCDICLKQFAHRDYLQIHRRSHTGEKPFQCDFCIQKFSRKDTLQIHRRIHTGEKPFHCDICGKRFAQTDKLRRHKRTHPEFNATDPSKSYQNANNSNNNNNYNKNSMFQTQW is encoded by the exons ATGGAGAGGTCTACACCACATATAGCTAGAACCCACGTTCCTGAGAAACGGATGCCTAATGAAATGTGTTCACTGCCAGTTCCATCTCAGAGAATTCTTAATCATGTTGACAGCAAGTTCTACCATCCAGATCTGTACAGCTTCCAAAGTGCACAGCGGTTGCCCCATGTTGGGGAGACTGTCTTCCCAACAGATGTCTACCTAAAGCAACTGGCACAGCCGTATTTTGTCACTGCTCTGCCGACCGCTGTTGCTGTTGCGGTCAATTCGGACAAGTCATACcaggaaaatattaaacaaagttCAAGCCTTCAACTCCAACAACAAccggaacaacaacagcaacaacaaccacagcagcagcagcagcaacaacagcagcagcagcaacaacagcaacaacagcagcagcaacagcatcaccaccaccaccaccatcatcatcatcatcatcaacaacagcagcaacagcagcaaacacAATCGCAGTCATTAAGTAAGAACTTGAAGCATTCATCTGACTCACACGTTTCATCTCAGTCAACCTCAATGTCGTCAAAAGAGAAACACATCTATCAGTCCAACTCGTCAAAGGATAATCAACCCAGCACTACTTCAACAGACGAAGATACCTCATCTAAAGGACTAAAACAGAGCTACTGTGAATATTGCGGTAAATATTTTGCCCAGGAATATGTTTTGCAAATGCACCGACGCACCCACACTGGAGAAAGACCCTACCAATGTGAATTTTGTCTGAAACAGTTTGCTCGTAGGGACACACTGCAAGTTCACAGGCGGACCCACactggggagaagccatatcagtgtgacgtGTGTTTTCAGTACTTTGCTCAGAGGGATTATTTGGTCGTTCACAAACGATcccacacaggagagaaaccgttcCAGTGTGACTTTTGTATCCAGAAGTTTGCTCGGAGGGATACACTACAGATCCACAGGagaattcacacaggagagaagccattccaATGTGACGTGTGTCTGAAGCAGTTTGCGCAGAGAGATAAGCTACATACTCACCAGAGAACACACAACCGCAAAAAGAAGTTTCATTGTGACATCTGCCTGAAGCAGTTTGCTCATAGAGACTATTTACAGATACATCGCAGATCTCACACCggagagaaaccattccagtGTGATTTCTGCATCCAGAAGTTCTCTCGCAAGGATACCTTGCAAATACATCGACGGatacacactggagagaagccgttccattgtgacatctgtggcaAGAGGTTTGCTCAGACAGACAAGCTACGCCGCCATAAACGTACACATCCAGAGTTTAATGCCACTGACCCATCAAAATCGTACCAAAATgcgaacaacagcaacaacaacaacaattacaaca AAAATTCCATGTTCCAAACCCAGTGGTAA
- the LOC106870095 gene encoding gastrula zinc finger protein XlCGF57.1, producing MEEKPYKCQDCHEAFSDQSDLDLHVANSCEDQDRKESSQFLKAFGLRQKGKVLEKTQVEKKVEISDNSVENLPPTESKNINGSYGVRKRKTYKCDTCEKVFSRSDHLKMHKLSHSDVRSHVCEICGKAFAQAGIMRSHMRIHASVKPHVCKVCGKSFVRSFALEGHVRIHTGEKPFVCSICGKTFSQKSGWISHTKNHLDKKAHACDVCGKSFSQTYALKRHKKTHTGERPYACTICGKTYSQKSGLTTHLKNHSGEKAYTCEICGKQFTLVHVLKRHRLTHSGEKLFKCDTCQKHFACSSSLKIHERLHSGKKMYQCDICGKEFAQGGQLKSHHATHTGNKPFKCEECGKGFALNSILTKHKRVHAAIKPFPCSVCGKGFTQNFTLLLHLRIHTGEKPFTCEFCGKLFSRKDGLAIHRKNHTGQKAFTCSYCGNTFSKSSTLKRHEMIHTGEKPYSCLECGVSFSRKAHLKRHEAIHRATEAFVEKPAIQN from the coding sequence ATGGAGGAAAAGCCCTACAAATGTCAAGATTGTCATGAGGCTTTCTCTGACCAATCAGATTTAGACTTGCATGTTGCAAATAGCTGCGAAGACCAGGACCGGAAAGAGTCCAGTCAATTCTTGAAGGCTTTTGGTTTGAGACAGAAAGGGAAAGTGTTAGAAAAAACTCAAGTGGAAAAAAAAGTGGAAATCTCAGATAATAGTGTGGAAAACTTGCCTCCAACTGAGTCGAAGAATATTAATGGTTCCTATGGTGTTAGAAAACGGAAAACATACAAATGTGATACTTGTGAGAAAGTATTTTCTCGGAGTGATCATTTGAAAATGCATAAATTAAGTCACTCAGATGTACGGAGCCATGTCTGTGAAATCTGTGGGAAAGCCTTTGCCCAGGCTGGGATAATGCGTAGCCACATGAGAATCCATGCCAGTGTGAAGCCCCATGTTTGTAAAGTGTGTGGTAAGTCGTTTGTTCGTAGTTTTGCTTTGGAAGGCCATGTCaggattcatacaggagagaagccgttTGTGTGTTCGATTTGTGGAAAAACTTTCTCGCAAAAATCTGGCTGGATAAGCCATACAAAGAATCACCTTGACAAGAAGGCACATGCATGTGATGTATGTGGTAAGTCTTTTTCACAAACCTATGCTCTAAAGCGccataaaaagacacacacaggaGAAAGGCCGTATGCTTGTACAATCTGTGGCAAAACTTATTCTCAGAAATCAGGTTTGACAACACATTTGAAGAACCATTCTGGAGAAAAGGCCTACACATGTGAGATTTGTGGTAAACAGTTTACATTAGTTCATGTCCTCAAAAGGCATCGACTCACCCATTCTGGGGAAAAACTCTTTAAATGTGATACTTGTCAAAAACATTTTGCTTGCAGCTCGTCTCTGAAAATACATGAAAGACTCCATTCTGGCAAGAAAAtgtatcaatgtgatatctgtggtaaggaATTTGCCCAAGGAGGGCAACTGAAATCTCACCATGCCACTCACACCGGCAACAAACCATTCAAGTGTGAAGAATGTGGCAAAGGTTTTGCTTTAAATTCCAtattaacaaaacacaaacggGTTCACGCTGCCATCAAGCCCTTTCCTTGCTCAGTGTGTGGGAAAGGGTTCACTCAAAACTTTACTCTTTTGTTACATCTTAGGatacacacaggtgagaaaccattcaCTTGTGAGTTTTGTGGCAAACTCTTCTCACGTAAAGACGGCTTGGCCATTCATCGAAAGAATCATACAGGGCAGAAAGCATTTACCTGCAGTTACTGTGGCAACACTTTTTCAAAGAGTTCGACTCTAAAGAGGCACGAAATGATTCACACGGGGGAGAAGCCTTATTCGTGTTTGGAGTGTGGCGTGTCGTTTTCCCGCAAGGCACACCTAAAACGACACGAAGCTATTCACAGGGCCACCGAGGCTTTTGTTGAGAAACCAGCTATACAGAATTGA